The proteins below come from a single Rosa rugosa chromosome 2, drRosRugo1.1, whole genome shotgun sequence genomic window:
- the LOC133732217 gene encoding elongation factor 1-alpha-like yields MGKEKSHINIVVIGHVDSGKSTTTGHLIYKLGGIDKRVIERFEKEAAEMNKRSFKYAWVLDKLKAERERGITIDIALWKFETTRYYCTVIDAPGHRDFIKNMITGTSQADCAVLIIDSTTGGFEAGISKDGQTREHALLAFTLGVKQMICCCNKMDATTPKYAKARYDEIVKEVSSYLKKVGYNPEKIAFVPISGFEGDNMIERSTNLDWYKGPTLLEALDQINEPKRPSDKALRLPLQDVYKIGGIGTVPVGRVETGIIKPGMVVTFGPSGLTTEVKSVEMHHESLPEALPGDNVGFNVKNVAVKDLKRGYVASNSKDDPAKEAANFTSQVIIMNHPGQIGNGYAPVLDCHTSHIAVKFGEILTKIDRRSGKELEKEPKFLKNGDAGMVKMLPTKPMVVETFSEYPPLGRFAVRDMRQTVAVGVIKNVEKKDPSGAKVTKSAAKKK; encoded by the exons ATGGGTAAGGAAAAGTCCCACATCAACATTGTGGTCATTGGCCACGTCGACTCTGGCAAGTCGACCACCACAGGTCACTTGATCTACAAGCTTGGTGGTATTGACAAGCGTGTGATCGAGAGGTTTGAGAAGGAGGCTGCTGAGATGAACAAAAGGTCATTCAAGTATGCCTGGGTGTTGGACAAGCTCAAGGCTGAGCGTGAGCGTGGTATCACCATTGATATTGCCTTGTGGAAGTTTGAGACCACCAGGTACTACTGCACTGTCATCGATGCTCCCGGACATCGTGATTTCATCAAGAACATGATTACTGGTACCTCCCAGGCTGATTGTGCTGTCCTAATCATCGACTCCACCACTGGTGGTTTTGAAGCTGGTATCTCCAAGGATGGTCAGACCCGTGAGCACGCTCTGCTTGCTTTCACTCTTGGTGTCAAGCAGATGATCTGTTGCTGTAACAAG ATGGATGCCACCACTCCCAAGTATGCCAAGGCAAGGTACGATGAAATCGTGAAGGAAGTCTCTTCCTACCTGAAGAAGGTTGGATACAACCCAGAGAAAATTGCCTTTGTTCCCATCTCTGGATTTGAGGGTGATAACATGATTGAGAGGTCCACCAACCTCGACTGGTACAAGGGTCCTACCCTTCTTGAGGCGCTCGACCAGATCAACGAGCCAAAGAGGCCCTCAGACAAGGCCCTCCGTCTCCCACTTCAGGACGTGTACAAGATTGGTGGCATTGGAACTGTGCCTGTGGGACGTGTTGAGACTGGGATCATCAAGCCTGGTATGGTGGTGACCTTTGGTCCCAGTGGGCTTACTACTGAAGTTAAGTCTGTTGAGATGCACCATGAATCTCTCCCGGAGGCTCTTCCTGGTGACAACGTCGGGTTCAATGTGAAGAATGTTGCTGTCAAGGATCTCAAGCGTGGTTATGTTGCTTCCAACTCCAAGGATGACCCTGCCAAGGAAGCTGCTAACTTCACCTCACAGGTCATCATCATGAACCACCCTGGCCAGATTGGAAATGGATATGCTCCAGTGCTCGACTGCCACACCTCCCACATTgctgtgaagtttggtgagatTTTGACAAAGATTGACAGGCGATCTGGTAAGGAGCTTGAGAAGGAGCCCAAGTTCTTGAAGAATGGTGATGCTGGTATGGTTAAGATGCTTCCCACCAAGCCCATGGTTGTGGAGACCTTCTCTGAGTACCCACCTCTAGGTCGTTTTGCAGTAAGGGACATGCGCCAGACAGTTGCTGTTGGAGTCATCAAGAATGTTGAGAAGAAGGATCCATCTGGTGCCAAGGTGACCAAGTCTGCTGCTAAGAAGAAGTGA
- the LOC133729566 gene encoding E3 SUMO-protein ligase SIZ1, whose protein sequence is MIRLTFWVTVLHPLHPVKLNVTNIPTDGSNPVQSVDKTFQLTRADRDLLSKQEYDVQAWCMLLNDKVSFRMQWPQYADLQVNGMPVRAINRPGSQLLGANGRDDGPIITPYTRDGINKICLTGCDARIFCLGVRIVKRRTVQQILNLIPKESDGERFEDALARVCRCVGGTAMDNADSDSDLEVVADSFTVNLRCPMSGSRMKVAGRFKPCLHMGCFDLDVFVELNQRSRKWQCPICLKNYALENVIIDPYFNRIASKMRHCGEDVAEIEVKPDGSWRVKVKSESERRELGELGRWHLPDSTLCIPTLGETIPKSEVLKTVKQEGVSEGHTGLKLGIRRNRNGVWEVSRPEEMNTSSGNKLQQQFGEHELKVIPMSSSATGSGRDGEDASVNQEGGGNFDFSTNNGIEMDSFSLNVESAYGYAGPNSSAPVGDADVIVLSDSDEDIMPSEAIYGNNFTDAGGIGFPVPASGIADSYGEDPVLANGGNSCLGLFSGNDDEYMSTWPSLPPGTHANAGFQLFSSEADLPDPLCLPLDSVNCSTSMNGYTLAPETAMGSTTLAHESSVGPLDADMNDGLVDNPLAFAGDDPSLQIFLPTRPSDASLQSNLRDRADVSNGVHSEDWISLRLGGDASGIKGESGTPNGQISKRHVSSREATMNSLAEASLLLGMNNDSGRSDKRSRPRSNSPFSFPRQKRSSRTRLHLSIDSDSE, encoded by the exons ATGATTCGTCTCAC GTTTTGGGTAACTGTGCTACATCCTTTACATCCCGTGAAGTTGAATGTTACTAATATTCCGACTGATGG CTCAAACCCTGTACAAAGTGTGGATAAAACATTTCAACTCACAAGAGCGGACAGGGACTTACTGTCTAAACAAGAATATGATGTTCAG GCTTGGTGCATGCTTTTAAATGACAAAGTTTCCTTCAGGATGCAATGGCCACAATATGCAGATCTACAGGTCAATG GTATGCCTGTTCGTGCAATTAATAGACCTGGTTCGCAACTTCTTGGAGCTAATGGTCGTGATGATGGTCCAATT ATCACACCATACACGAGAGACGGAATTAATAAGATTTGCTTAACAGGATGTGATGCCCGTATTTTCTGCTTAGGGGTTCGTATTGTGAAGAGGCGCACTGTCCAACAG ATTCTCAACCTGATTCCCAAGGAGTCTGATGGTGAGCGTTTTGAAGATGCTCTTGCTCGTGTTTGTCGTTGTGTTGGTGGCACTGCAATGGATAATGCTGATAGTGACAGTGACTTGGAAGTTGTGGCAGATTCGTTTACCGTCAATCTACGTTGTCCT ATGAGTGGCTCAAGGATGAAGGTTGCTGGTAGATTCAAACCTTGTCTTCACATGGGCTGTTTTGATCTTGATGTTTTTGTTGAACTAAATCAGCGCTCAAGGAAG TGGCAATGTCCAATTTGTCTAAAGAACTATGCGCTGGAGAATGTTATTATTGATCCTTATTTTAATCGTATCGCTTCCAAG ATGAGGCATTGTGGAGAAGATGTTGCAGAGATTGAGGTGAAGCCTGATGGTTCTTGGCGAGTGAAGGTTAAAAGTGAAAGTGAACGCAGGGAACTTGGGGAACTTGGGCGGTGGCACCTTCCTGATAGTACGCTTTGCATTCCAACACTTGGAGAAACTATCCCAAAATCTGAAGTGTTGAAGACGGTCAAACAGGAAGGGGTTTCAGAAGGTCATACTGGTTTGAAACTAGGAATCAGAAGGAACCGGAATGGTGTTTGGGAAGTCAGCAGACCTGAAGAAATGAACACCTCTTCGGGTAATAAATTACAACAGCAGTTTGGAGAACATGAGCTAAAAGTTATCCCCATGAGTAGCAGTGCCACTGGAAGTGGTAGGGATGGTGAAGATGCAAGTGTAAATCAGGAGGGTGGTGGGAATTTTGATTTCTCTACAAACAATGGAATAGAGATGGATTCTTTTTCTCTGAATGTTGAATCAGCATATGGATATGCGGGACCAAATTCTTCTGCACCAGTAGGAGATGCAGATGTTATTGTACTAAGTGATTCAGACGAAGACATAATGCCTTCTGAAGCCATTTACGGAAATAATTTTACTGATGCTGGTGGGATTGGTTTTCCTGTGCCCGCTTCTGGAATTGCTGATTCTTATGGTGAAGATCCCGTGCTTGCTAATGGTGGGAATTCATGCTTGGGTCTTTTTAGTGGCAATGATGACGAATATATGTCCACCTGGCCATCATTACCTCCTGGAACTCATGCTAACGCTGGATTTCAATTATTTAGTTCTGAGGCAGATCTACCAGATCCCCTGTGTCTCCCGCTTGATTCTGTAAATTGTTCCACATCTATGAATGGATACACTTTGGCTCCAGAAACTGCCATGGGATCTACTACTTTAGCCCATGAATCATCTGTTGGTCCTTTAGATGCTGACATGAACGATGGCTTAGTTGACAATCCCTTGGCTTTTGCTGGTGATGATCCCTCTCTTCAAATATTTCTTCCCACAAGACCATCAGATGCATCACTTCAATCCAATTTGAGAGATCGGGCTGATGTGTCGAATGGTGTTCATTCAGAGGATTGGATATCTCTTAGGCTAGGGGGTGATGCCAGTGGCATTAAAGGAGAATCTGGAACTCCAAATGGACAGATTTCGAAACGGCATGTGTCATCTAGAGAAGCTACAATGAATTCTTTGGCTGAAG CTTCTTTGCTTCTCGGTATGAATAATGACAGTGGCAGATCTGACAAGAGAAGTAGGCCGAGATCAAATAGTCCCTTTTCATTTCCTCGCCAAAAACGTTCTTCAAGAACACGGTTGCATCTTTCTATTGACTCTGACTCTGAATAG